The proteins below come from a single Streptomyces sp. M92 genomic window:
- a CDS encoding polysaccharide deacetylase family protein: protein MTTLVRRAAAFCALAASSVALAACGTTEPGQTPRPAPSAPSVSASASEPAPDRAPTLAPGPAGLTPVFEHGPRAEGRTIALTFDADMTADQGPRAAAGERFDNPRLIATLRELDVPATVFMTGRWAEEYPDAARSIGRDPRFEIANHSYSHYAYTDDCYGLPTVSEDRMRSDVERAYAAFEKAGVPEAMPYFRFPGGCYDKAALKALSATGVTAVQWDVVSGDAFATDADAVARQVLDGARPGSVVVMHCTRSAAPVTEEAVRTIVPELRERGYRFVKVSELIGAANGRR from the coding sequence GTGACCACTCTCGTACGCCGCGCCGCCGCCTTCTGCGCCCTGGCCGCCTCCTCCGTCGCCCTCGCCGCCTGCGGCACCACCGAGCCCGGACAGACACCCCGACCGGCACCGTCCGCGCCCTCCGTCTCCGCCTCCGCCTCCGAGCCCGCCCCGGACCGGGCGCCCACCCTGGCGCCCGGTCCGGCGGGGCTCACCCCCGTCTTCGAACACGGGCCGCGTGCCGAGGGCAGGACGATCGCCCTCACCTTCGACGCCGACATGACGGCCGACCAGGGACCGCGGGCCGCGGCCGGGGAACGGTTCGACAATCCGCGGCTGATCGCGACGCTGCGGGAGCTGGACGTACCGGCCACCGTGTTCATGACCGGCCGGTGGGCCGAGGAGTACCCGGACGCCGCCCGGTCCATCGGCCGGGACCCGCGGTTCGAGATCGCCAACCACTCCTACAGCCACTACGCCTACACCGACGACTGCTACGGCCTGCCGACCGTGTCCGAGGACCGGATGCGGTCCGACGTGGAACGGGCGTACGCGGCGTTCGAGAAGGCCGGGGTACCGGAGGCGATGCCGTACTTCCGTTTTCCCGGCGGCTGTTACGACAAGGCCGCGCTCAAGGCGCTGTCGGCCACCGGCGTCACCGCCGTGCAGTGGGACGTGGTGAGCGGGGACGCGTTCGCGACCGACGCCGACGCGGTGGCCCGGCAAGTGCTGGACGGGGCCCGGCCGGGGTCGGTCGTCGTCATGCACTGCACCCGCAGCGCCGCCCCGGTCACCGAGGAGGCGGTGCGCACCATCGTCCCCGAGCTGCGCGAGAGGGGCTACCGCTTCGTGAAGGTCTCGGAGCTGATCGGCGCCGCGAACGGCCGCCGCTGA